TGATCGGGGCGGAGATCAGGAACCAGCCGGAGATGGCTACATACCCAGGTGGGGTGGCTGCGTCCATGGCTGCAGCTGCAAGACTCAACCAGAACAAGTGACTTCAAATAtatatgcatgtatgcatgtggTTTGGTTTGATAGTGTAGTATGGTGTGCGTTACTAGTTTGTGGACCTTCAATATATGAACTGTTTTTGTATGTGAATTAGAAAGAAGACCTTCAATATATGAACTGTTTTGTATATGAATTTACGACTAGGGATTTTATTATGCCTATAAACACAGAACAAAATCCAATTATTAACacaataaaataattaaataagtaTAATTACCTGTAACTACAAACACAACTACAAACACAAGACGGGGAATACTGCGAGACAGTTGTCTGTAGGGGTGCAAGTCGGCTCACGAGCTACTAGCCGAGCCTCTTGAGCCTAAAGGCTCGTTAGACttgtcgagccttagtgtaaacgagtcgagtcgagcttatttaaatttgtttaaaaGCCGAcctcaaaaataaaaataagcttatttagtaaacgagcctgagcccgagcttcacttatcgagctcgtgagcctaaaaagtctattatttatattatttttatttaatatattaattaatagatgaTAAACGAGTCGAGCTTGAGAAAATattaacgagccgagctcgagctttgccCGAGCTCTCATAAGATAATCAAgttcgagcctggtcgagctcgggctcggctcggctcgtttgcacctctAAATGGTCCaaccaatttacgattttattcccgctttaaaattatgattttgtcaTCAGtgtaaaattacgtttttaccccaGTCCAAATTAATTTATGCTTTTGCCTCCAgctaaaaattacaattttgccatcgGTTCATAATTACCATTTTGTCTCGtttaaatttacaattttgccccaaTTTAAAATTATCGTttctccatcgtttttgttttttaagcatgataatattttattttaattggttgactcgatgtaactttttgagatcgtgttatgagtagtatgtacaagtaactgAAACACAGACGTACATGTTATGAGggagaaatattcggcttagtgTCCCGCAACGCGGGCATGGCAAAATCTAGTTGTAACTAACTTCCCAAATATTTTTCTACATTCACCGATTAAAAAGTAGTACAAATAGCTATATTATATATGTTTATACAAACTTGTGGTTTTGTGAGAAAAATACACAAATTAAAGTATTTTTGTGGTAGGTTTTTCATTTACTTATACAATGCATCATTTTTATTTACATGTTAAGTGTTATGTTGTTTAGGCACTAAATACTATATCACTTTAtcactttttttttcttcttttcaaattCTAGTATGTTAACTTCATCCTTGTGACTTTTATTTTGAACGTTAAAGCTAAAAAGCAAGCTCCATAGGTTGACAAAAGTGCTTCTAATAGTTACAAATTAATTTTCATTAACATATCTTTTTAACTACATGACCAAAATcacataaaacacaccaaaaccACATTCTAAGTTCCTCATTAATAAAAGTAAGAAAACCATCTTTCGAAAACCGATTTCAAGCGAATCGGGTTTCACGACCAAGATAGACCGTTATTCGTTATATCATCTATAAGTAAACAAACTCAAAAAGGACATCGTCGATTGTTTCTTCGAAGATTGATTCTTCAAGCTCGAAAACTACTTCACGTGACCCGCTTTGAAGATCCAACCACATTCTATTAGTTTCCAATTCGTTGCTTACGAGCGTGTTCAAATCTCGAGGGTAAAGCTTACAAAGACGTGACTCGAGTCTCGACCACACCTCGTTTATCAAGTCCATTCCTTTAGGAACGGGCCAATAATTTTGTTTGATAAACGGCGATTCGGGAATGAAACGATTGCATACGTCTTCGAGAGCTTCATTAGTTGAGTCAAAGAGAAGCTTTTGGTCGTATTTGGCCTGGCTCGAAAAAGTTTCTACTTCATCGAATAAAGACGAGTCGAGGATTTGAACGGATGAAATCCACCGGTTTTCGAATACGGACCAGTTTAAGTCGGAAGAAAGCAGCACGGCTTCAACATACTCGAATGCGGTTTCCTCATTATCCCCCGAGTCTGTGATTCGTATTTGTTGATCTTCAACACCGGAAACAAACTCGTCGAATTCGATGCATCGTGGCTGAACCGCAGCTTCGACTAAGTGTTCCAGAAAATATAACTTAGCACATGACAAACGGACAGTCGTAACATTTTATACTTATAACATAATCTTACCAGGTAGAGAGACGGGCTTTGCAGGGGTAACGTCGTCATCTGAAAACAACGGCTCGAGAACAGATACAGGACTAGGTTTTTCGGGACTGGTCTTGAAATCTTCGGTCTTGCTTGCAAGTGAATGCTCGTTAGGGTTTTGAGAAGAAGATAACTCATTCTTTTCGGGTAAATCCTGCCATATTAACAGAAAGAAAGTTTTACTTTTCTGTTTGGCTAAACatgaaaaaatttaaaataacTAGGGGTGAGTAGAAAACTaaataaacgagcccgagcttcacttatatCGAGAAATTTGTAAGTTTGTAACGTATCTCCTTACCGGTTCTAAGCTCTCAGAAGGTTGATCTTCTTCAGTTACAGAGTCACGGGGTTCACACAATTCCGGTTGCTTTTTGTGTTCTTTATCACATGAAGGCAAATTCACAATCTCCTGATCGCCTGCATATATAGTGAATTAAATTTCAGGTAATATCTTCTTGTCGAATTAAGCAGTTTGACCTAAAAAGTCAAACCGTACCGTTTTATATGAATGTAAGTCGAAACTTAAAAAAGAAGAGTACCTTCACAAGTCACATTATCCAGAACTGCAATTTTCCCTTCGGGGTTTTCAATAGGCACAATCAGTTGACTTGTGTTGACCATAGGTCTCGTTTGACCTCGAGGACTATTAAGCGGAGAAAGAGAGTTGTACTCTCGAAGAGACAAAATCCTCCCAAGACTTTTCGAGCGGGCCGGGAGGCTTCTCTTCATTGACTCAGCATCTTCATCGCCACTTGTGAGCATTTCCGATAAATGTTTCTTAGCCTCGACATAAATGTTTGATATCCGATTATCTGCACGTGAGTTTGAAAATCTATCTCCTGTTTTAAACCCGTTGTTAACCTTTGTAAATCTTTCAATGTAGAAATGATCTCGATTTGGGGAACTCCATCCACTGTCAACCGTTTTTCCCGCTCGTTCAGTGGGTCCCGGTGTTGCTTGCTCGTTTTCCATAGCGTGTTTTAACCGTCTTTTGACTTTCGTAAACGAAAACTGTGAACCATTTTCATCGTTGTCGGTTTCATTCCCCGTCGAAACTTGATTTTCGGAACATCCGGGCTTCAAAACGACGATTCTATCCTTTTCGTACAACTGTATACATTCTTGGGACTTGCTCTTTCTTCTAAAGATCTTTTGATGTTTACGGGTCAGGGGTTCCGGTTCCTCCGGCCCTTGAACCTTTGACCTTGACCTTGACTTCTGGTCTTCGTTTAACAAAATCAAGTTTTGATCATGAAGGATTTTCAAGAACATTTCTTTATTCGAACTCAACATCTTAAACATCTCTTTTGAATGGTGAAACTTCTTGTGGTCTCCGTTTCTTGATTTCTCGTTCAGCAACGCCTCAACGGCTGCAATAAGCTTTTCTTCAACTATCGGAAAAGACCGTTTTGCCCATGTACCATGATCACCATTCTGTTCATTCCTTTTTCGATAAATCAGTAAGATTTCTCTCACAAGAGCTTCAAGATCATGATACTGTGACGTTTTCTGAGCTTGATGACTAATCGACGTTTCCTCGTCAAAAGATTTTTGTAACGTTTTGGATTTATTCACGCGTTCATGATTTTTCCTTATGGATTTCGGATCCAGGTCAAAGAACATCTTTTCTTCGGTAACTTCCTTTACCCTCATCCTCGTAAGATCAACTTTTGTCTTTTTTGTTTTTTCGACATCCTGAGGTTCAGTCAAGAAAACCATTAGTCATATTCTTTTCGGCTTCGGGGGCCCCACAGACGTGTCATGTCTTTGTAACACAAGATCCTAAAAATTATGtcaaatgaacaaaaaaacaTATAACATTTTTAAAAAATACTCCCTCCATCTATGAAACTTGCAAAGTTTGACTTCCATATATAGTTGACCAAAAGCGTTCGACTTTTGACCGTTAGTCAAACGTCTAAATTACCCTCTTATGTCAGACAAAGTAAAAGAATCTTGTGGACCACTATCCCTAACAAAAAAAGGTGCTATTGACAGCATGGTCAAATCGACAACCATAACCGAATTTTCAACTTTCACAGTAATTCTAGAACGGTATTTGTTTCAGTCTTccgaaaaaaaaataaaaactttaaaaataaaaacttgtAACATCCTATACCTTAATGCTTGAATGCATCTCCTGAGAATATGTGGGAAAACTCGCTTCGGATGCAGGATATGGAGGACCTAAAAAACAAGAGAATTACAAGTTATATGAATTTAATATAGACAACCTACGATATTCAAGTCGTATATGAGCCTGTATATGACTATATTATGCAATGTAACATAGTTTTTCGATAAAATGATATAGTACGTTTTACGCATTTTAAATGCACCTCTACCAGTTTGACCCGTTTCTATCTTAGATAAATATTTGAAGCTTACCCATTTGACCCATTAGACAAAAGTATAACCCAAATCGACCCGTTTACCTATAAGTGGGACGGAATCACCGTTTCTAAGAAAAGCATACACAACATAATAGTTTTAGTTTCAATGGTAAAAAAAAGTCTTGCCGTAAGAATTGTTGTCGGTGTATCTTCTACGATCTGAAAGCAGCCTTCTTGGGGTCCGACCATGTCGAAAGTCAAACATACTAATTATTCCCCACATACAACCCGATGTGTCTTTCTTCTGTCGAGAAGGGCGTTGATGTGATCTTTTTGCCATAATGCAATGGAGATCGTTAAACAAAATCCTTGATTTTTATCTCTTCTTGAACAAATAAGATGATAAGCCTGATAAGAAAGAACCAACGGGAATATATAAGCTCAAAGCACTAGAAGAAGAATGTAAAAACACGAGTGTTGTTAATGGATGCACGTTATGGTTATCATTTGACTCACATTTCCTAgctattttttcatttttttcttcttaaggccacccgtagtggggcgttatttttaaaaaaaaattgaaaaaaaacgccccaaaacgccccctCCCCCACTACACTAGGCGTTATATGGCGTTATTTTTTGAAAATTTGCATACAAGCGTTTTAATTATAATGCTTAAGAGATCAAAGGGTGGCCAATGGGGAGTGGTCAAaggggcattattcccactacaccacttttgcaataacgccccatgctgactgggatgacacgtgtcggataatgccccatggtgggggcattatttttcttaaccactacacatggtctaagtacTGGAAAAACGTAGTTTTATCAAGAAACGGCCTACTTGGCTGCATTTTCGGTAAAATTCAATAAATACCAACGGTTGTAATCTTTGTGCAAAGAATAGTCGAAGGCTACCACCGTTGATATAGTTTGTCAACGTCTGAAAATGTACCCAAGGGCACCACATTACCTACTAATTCTCcttaaattatataataattttaCAAAACAACGAAACATGGTTAGTAAATTTATCGTCTGTATAATATTTCTACTAAAAAAGGAACTATGGTTAGTAAGCTTATCGATTGATAAAGAAGTGATTAACCTTTTCAATTATCGTGCTTGTTTTTCGACCAAAAAACTATCTTCCATGTTTGCTTAGATGAACACCGAAAATCATAcaaaagaatgatttttcaaattacaatTGCATTGTAAAAATGATGTAAATGCAACGAAAAACCGAAGTACAAAAGTTCAAAAGGTTAATTTATAGTCCATAAACTCCAAAACCATGACAAAGTAATATGCAGAGATTAGAAAGTACCTCAATTTAGCACCTTTTGAAGATACCAACTACAGCAAAACAAGCTGTTCTTCAGCAAGATCAAGACGGTCCGAATTCGAATTCTTAGATTTGATAAACATTGAACCAATGTGAGGGATCTTGTTACTTGAAGAACATGATCAACAACACCTTAACAGACAAAAACTATCCCTTCTAAGATCTATAAACCCTAAATGACAAATCTTCAAGGGTTTTGACTTTTGACCAAACTAAAGGACCTTGATAAAGATCAGGCATTCAAGATTTATATCAAAttcttaataaaaaaaaaaaaaaaaaaaaaaaaaaaaaaaaaaaccctaacttTATTGAATGTTACCTCAAATTATCTCAAGAATTAACAACCCAACTATTATGAAGATAATGTCATAATACAAAGATTAGAAAACAAAAATGTGAAAAGGGTTTGTTTAATCAATCAAAAAGAGAGACCCCAGATGAAATAAACATTAACCCACTTAAGAATTAGGTGTAAAGAACTGTAAAAAAAGtgagaaataaaaaaaaaaaaaaaaatggggtGGTTGCAATGAAGAAGAATAAGAGAAATTGACAATAGGGTGGTTACAAAACCAAGAATCCCAAATAAAAATTGAAACTTTTTAGCAATACCTAAAGATCTTGATGAAGATCTCTATTCATACAGTCAAGATTCTACCATAAGCAGACCTGTTACAATGTGGACTGACCATTGACCAAAAGAGGCAaaatttagggtttttttttttttttgttaatggtGGTGAAGAAGACACAAAGTATGGATCTTTTATCAAGAAATTagcatgtggaaatgggaaattgGGATTGTGAAGAGGAAAGTTAACAACAACACCTATGATTGTGGTGGTGGGACCATTGGAATAAATTCATGATACAGAAAAACACACTGAAAAAATAAACAGATGACAACATCatgaaagagaaagagaaagcttTGAACAAAAGCTTGCATTGTTGTTCATCTGCAAGTTTGTTTGTCCATGTTGGATCATCATCAATGTCACCACCACCCCACCAAACACACTCTCTTACTTctcacacacatacacacactcCCATATTATATGCCACAAACAATGCAACATGTTCAGAGGAGACTTTTTttctttagggggggggggggtaggggtgTGGGGGATAGGATGAAATTTTGACTCAACTTTGTTGGGAAGCACTTGTATTTACTGATATGCATGtgattatagcctagtggtatcttgagGGTGAGGTAAAACTTAtaaccattaggtcatgggttcgattcccacaaaggggtttttttccagatttattgggtttcttcctgaattggtgtataggcattattgcttagtggagatggatatgatcgggtggttctactcgtagcacgataatactccagtaattagtcagtgatccaaattttccgttcaaaaaaaaaaaaaaaacttgtatttAGTGATGGAGTCAGGAGTGGTCCTTGCTGTTTTCCAGTTGATTGTTACTTCATTCTTTTATCCCATTGCACTCTTTGATTCCATAAAATTTTAATTATTTCCATTGTACTTTATTTTATAAACAGTATAATATTTATATAACATATTTATAAAATAGAGAATTTATGAGTCAAGATTAATATCATTTTTATCTGTTTAGAACTAGAGGATTATTAAGATGTGACCAGACATCTCTTAACGGGTCCTACGTTTTAAACTTTGCTTGCGGGTTCATTTTCCTTCGTCTAGACCTCTAATTTTAACTCTGATATATttttcttgattatgtgattttAGTTGGACTTCGTGTGAAACTCGTAAACCATGAATGTCATCAGTTCACATGTTTTTTAAGGTGTCGAAATAATTTTCATTTTCGTAATTCCAATTTTCAAGATTTGAGATTAAAAGCGCCACCTAATATATATGTATGACGCAATATTTAAGCATTAGAAAATAGTAGTTTGTTTCTCTTTAAGCATGTGTTCAGTTGTGTTTGTTTATATTCCAACTTATGCcaataaaagaaaagaaagatggAATAAATAACTTATTCGCCGAAAACATAGATTATGACGTTATTTAGATATGTAAAATAAACCTCGACTATATCACACTAACAATTATTGATTATCACATAAGAAAGAACGTCTAGGAAAGATTAAATGGAGTGGCGGAAGAAGAGACAACATAAACACATGAATAACATGACTAACAAACTTTAAAGTTAGGCGTCATTTGTATACTTTTTTTCTAATTGGTCATCACTTGGTAACCATTCACATTTTACATTTGTAGTCATCGCCTTGCGAGAATATGTGAAGTAAATCGTTATAAACCCTTCGTATTGTAGTGGTTTATGTGGATCATTTGGGTCACCATGGATTGAATGACAATGAATGTATCGACTAACACGTTTACATAAGTTGGTAACAAAATAAAACGACTTTTGCATTATCGTTAGCGTATTTAGTTTGTAGCGTAAACATGTAAAGTATCCAAGAAAAAATAATTtatgagtaaattactttttgaatccctgtgttttagtggttatAACAACTTGAGTCCGAAATTAACTACAAATTAACGCCCTGAGTCCTTAACCActcattttataacattttgaattttagactcaaggggttaaaaccactaaaacacaaggactcaaaaagtaatttactgcACCTAGTGAATGAACATTTTATAGCGTTTTTTAGATGAGTTTTGTATCACTGCACCGGTTAGGACATACCGAGTGTATAGATACGGGTCGCCCGCACCCCGTGAGTAAAAATAACGTACTATATGCGATACAACCTCGATGATCTTTATGAAAATTTGAAAGCAATCCCATGAAATTTCGACACGGACCGCAATTAGAAGTTTACAAATTACAAAGATAAATctaatctaaatattaataaaagactacaaataataacacatggcattctctccttA
The Helianthus annuus cultivar XRQ/B chromosome 6, HanXRQr2.0-SUNRISE, whole genome shotgun sequence genome window above contains:
- the LOC110864778 gene encoding uncharacterized protein LOC110864778, with product MAKRSHQRPSRQKKDTSGCMWGIISMFDFRHGRTPRRLLSDRRRYTDNNSYGPPYPASEASFPTYSQEMHSSIKDVEKTKKTKVDLTRMRVKEVTEEKMFFDLDPKSIRKNHERVNKSKTLQKSFDEETSISHQAQKTSQYHDLEALVREILLIYRKRNEQNGDHGTWAKRSFPIVEEKLIAAVEALLNEKSRNGDHKKFHHSKEMFKMLSSNKEMFLKILHDQNLILLNEDQKSRSRSKVQGPEEPEPLTRKHQKIFRRKSKSQECIQLYEKDRIVVLKPGCSENQVSTGNETDNDENGSQFSFTKVKRRLKHAMENEQATPGPTERAGKTVDSGWSSPNRDHFYIERFTKVNNGFKTGDRFSNSRADNRISNIYVEAKKHLSEMLTSGDEDAESMKRSLPARSKSLGRILSLREYNSLSPLNSPRGQTRPMVNTSQLIVPIENPEGKIAVLDNVTCEGDQEIVNLPSCDKEHKKQPELCEPRDSVTEEDQPSESLEPDLPEKNELSSSQNPNEHSLASKTEDFKTSPEKPSPVSVLEPLFSDDDVTPAKPVSLPVEAAVQPRCIEFDEFVSGVEDQQIRITDSGDNEETAFEYVEAVLLSSDLNWSVFENRWISSVQILDSSLFDEVETFSSQAKYDQKLLFDSTNEALEDVCNRFIPESPFIKQNYWPVPKGMDLINEVWSRLESRLCKLYPRDLNTLVSNELETNRMWLDLQSGSREVVFELEESIFEETIDDVLFEFVYL